A portion of the Anoxybacillus gonensis genome contains these proteins:
- a CDS encoding post-transcriptional regulator: MDREQLMPALQSKVDELKLLGYEQATIEDVWNCLMMKKWKKNKEEKRLFELVNDVLSLRASDYMAYIVTKEQKHDRWFTEEGLSELEQLF, encoded by the coding sequence ATGGATCGCGAACAATTAATGCCAGCGTTACAAAGTAAAGTAGATGAGTTGAAGTTGCTCGGTTATGAACAAGCGACGATTGAAGACGTATGGAATTGTTTAATGATGAAAAAATGGAAAAAAAACAAAGAAGAAAAGCGGTTATTTGAGCTCGTGAACGACGTCTTATCATTGCGGGCAAGTGACTATATGGCGTATATTGTCACAAAGGAACAAAAGCACGATCGATGGTTTACGGAAGAAGGGCTTTCGGAGTTAGAACAATTGTTTTAA